One window of the SAR324 cluster bacterium genome contains the following:
- a CDS encoding SpoIIE family protein phosphatase, translating to MAYKKYMLLIHTWIASLSFFGGWVLLLYPSLIFAEPVTWQQEKQVYVLGKSVDILEDPEGKFTIEQILDTPSDKLFQQSTQEIPNMGVTQSVHWMRLELRDFSNATGTWLLELGEPLVDEVDVYLIHPDGTYALMRGGERIPFIDRDVHHRHHLFRLPPLEKTQFIYLRLYDEGGVAYPVRLWEESYFHERDLVRELWFGMFYGILVVMILYNLFIFRTVRDESYLYYVFFLSSFLLFELSADTRTNQYFWPHLSTWWTNRFYFVFISFTIAGAVAFGRSFLDTARFTPGMDKWLKRLIILQLLMIPTIFVFNYIWVIGLFLPMLVLVPLILTVNGFLVWKEDYRPAGYYLAAWVVLMAGGITRGLAEGNILAKSGFASYGIYVGSTLEVILLSLGLADRINILKKDKYLAQQAALEAQEEALYAQIKAVDNLKRSDKLKDEFLANTSHELRTPLNGIIGIADSLLSGTGGTLSPEVKTNLQMIVHSGQRLAGLVNDILDFSKMKHSEIQLQLKHVDVRGAVEMALNLSHSLVSQKKLKLINTIADDLPLVDADENRVQQILLNLIGNAIKFTHEGEVTAAAELCGDQIKVSISDTGIGIPVEKHATIFDSFEQGDGSVAREYGGTGLGLSVAKTLVELHGGKIQVESESGKGSTFSFTLPVSKNQNRDSTKTPIAIQDSTWQHMEEESVSVAMTGISDPDKHDLKIILVVDDEPVNIQVLKNQLSLKAYVVWSASDGFQALSKVEQQKPDLILLDLMMPRMSGYEVCLKLREKWEPAVLPIILLTAKNQPQDLVLGFQAGANDYVVKPFQKEELLARIENHLKFKEAIRSLQEAQRQQMELKTAQTVQDLLIPKDDPHLQDIEIASFYHSASETGGDWYDYRYYPELERLDILIGDVMGHGVPAAIITGVVNSFYHSLDEYRRNTENWGQADPRLLNPSFLLGLLNKILYSTTKGLYSMTFFYSVIDLKTRIMSYSSAAHTPCLVWRPNKFTIQAGAREQKRSVISLHTYHNQLGYVDNSEYDVKSIQLEQDDVLIWYTDGIIENVNHDGDMFGLRKLKQVFQQAEGLSAAEIKDNILKSAFEHYGDADQEDDITLIVAKIK from the coding sequence ATGGCTTATAAAAAATACATGCTATTGATTCATACCTGGATCGCGTCCCTGTCATTTTTCGGGGGCTGGGTTTTGCTCCTGTATCCGTCATTGATTTTTGCGGAACCAGTCACATGGCAACAGGAAAAGCAAGTGTATGTTTTAGGAAAATCCGTTGATATTCTGGAAGATCCTGAAGGCAAATTCACGATTGAACAAATTCTTGACACTCCTTCCGACAAACTGTTTCAGCAAAGCACCCAGGAGATTCCCAACATGGGAGTCACCCAGTCCGTTCATTGGATGCGTCTGGAACTCAGAGATTTTTCCAACGCAACAGGAACCTGGTTGCTGGAATTAGGTGAGCCCCTGGTCGATGAAGTGGATGTGTACCTCATTCACCCGGATGGGACTTATGCCTTGATGCGTGGCGGTGAGAGGATTCCGTTCATCGATCGGGATGTTCATCATCGGCATCACTTGTTTCGTCTACCGCCCCTGGAAAAAACGCAATTTATCTACCTGCGGCTGTATGATGAAGGTGGCGTGGCATATCCTGTTAGACTGTGGGAAGAAAGCTATTTTCATGAACGGGATCTGGTTCGGGAACTCTGGTTCGGAATGTTTTATGGCATTCTCGTAGTGATGATTCTCTATAATCTGTTTATATTTCGGACAGTGAGAGATGAGAGCTACCTGTATTACGTTTTTTTTCTATCCTCATTTTTACTTTTTGAATTGTCTGCTGACACAAGAACCAATCAATATTTTTGGCCCCACCTGTCAACCTGGTGGACCAATCGTTTTTATTTTGTCTTTATAAGTTTCACTATCGCAGGAGCCGTAGCGTTTGGGCGGTCCTTTCTGGATACCGCGCGTTTTACCCCCGGAATGGACAAATGGCTTAAACGACTGATAATCCTCCAGTTACTCATGATCCCCACCATTTTTGTATTCAACTATATCTGGGTCATTGGCTTGTTTCTCCCCATGCTGGTTTTGGTCCCCCTCATTTTGACAGTCAATGGATTTCTGGTCTGGAAGGAGGACTACCGTCCTGCAGGATATTATCTGGCGGCTTGGGTTGTTTTGATGGCTGGCGGCATAACCCGTGGACTGGCGGAAGGCAACATTCTGGCAAAAAGTGGTTTTGCCAGTTATGGAATATATGTCGGTTCAACTCTCGAAGTAATTTTGTTGTCACTTGGTTTGGCCGACAGAATCAATATCCTGAAAAAAGACAAGTATCTTGCCCAGCAGGCCGCCTTGGAGGCCCAGGAAGAAGCCCTGTATGCCCAGATCAAAGCCGTGGATAATCTCAAACGTTCTGATAAACTCAAAGATGAATTTCTGGCAAATACTTCTCACGAATTACGCACTCCGCTGAATGGCATCATCGGAATTGCGGATTCCTTGTTATCAGGAACAGGTGGAACCCTTTCTCCTGAAGTGAAAACCAATCTGCAAATGATTGTTCATAGCGGACAACGTCTGGCAGGATTGGTGAATGACATCCTGGATTTCTCTAAAATGAAACACAGTGAGATCCAGCTTCAGCTCAAACATGTCGATGTACGCGGGGCTGTGGAAATGGCTCTAAACCTGTCACATTCGCTCGTAAGTCAAAAAAAACTCAAACTGATCAACACCATTGCGGATGATCTTCCTCTGGTCGATGCGGATGAAAACCGTGTTCAACAGATACTGCTGAATTTGATCGGCAATGCCATCAAGTTCACACATGAAGGCGAAGTCACCGCTGCCGCTGAGTTGTGTGGCGATCAAATCAAAGTCAGTATTTCTGACACCGGAATCGGGATTCCAGTCGAAAAACACGCCACCATTTTTGACTCGTTCGAACAGGGGGATGGTTCCGTCGCCAGAGAATATGGCGGAACCGGACTTGGGCTTTCAGTCGCAAAAACACTGGTGGAATTGCATGGCGGCAAGATTCAGGTGGAAAGTGAATCTGGAAAAGGATCCACCTTCAGTTTCACCTTACCGGTTTCTAAAAATCAAAATCGTGATTCCACAAAGACCCCTATAGCAATTCAGGATTCCACCTGGCAACACATGGAAGAGGAGTCTGTTTCTGTGGCGATGACCGGAATATCAGATCCCGATAAGCATGACCTGAAAATCATTTTGGTGGTGGATGATGAACCTGTCAATATTCAGGTACTTAAAAATCAGTTATCCCTCAAAGCCTATGTGGTCTGGAGCGCGTCAGATGGATTTCAGGCGTTGAGCAAAGTGGAACAACAGAAACCGGATCTAATTTTGCTGGATTTGATGATGCCCCGAATGAGTGGTTATGAAGTCTGTTTGAAGTTGCGGGAAAAATGGGAACCTGCCGTGTTGCCCATTATCCTGCTCACCGCCAAAAACCAGCCTCAAGACCTGGTGCTGGGCTTTCAGGCTGGCGCAAATGATTATGTGGTGAAACCCTTTCAGAAAGAAGAACTGCTGGCAAGAATTGAAAATCATCTCAAATTCAAGGAAGCCATTCGGTCACTTCAGGAAGCCCAACGACAGCAAATGGAACTGAAAACAGCACAAACAGTTCAGGATTTGCTGATTCCCAAAGATGACCCGCATTTACAAGACATTGAAATAGCCAGCTTCTATCATTCCGCGTCTGAAACCGGTGGTGACTGGTATGATTATCGTTACTACCCGGAATTGGAACGGTTGGATATTCTGATTGGCGATGTGATGGGTCATGGTGTGCCGGCGGCCATCATTACCGGAGTGGTGAACAGTTTTTATCATTCACTGGATGAATATCGCCGCAACACAGAAAACTGGGGACAAGCGGACCCACGACTGCTCAACCCATCCTTTCTTCTTGGTCTGCTCAATAAAATCCTTTATTCTACAACCAAAGGTCTTTACAGTATGACTTTTTTCTATTCAGTCATTGATTTAAAAACCAGAATCATGTCTTATTCCAGTGCGGCCCATACTCCCTGCCTGGTTTGGCGGCCGAACAAATTTACAATCCAGGCCGGGGCTCGTGAACAGAAACGTTCAGTGATCAGTCTTCATACCTATCACAATCAATTGGGTTATGTGGACAACAGTGAATATGACGTAAAAAGCATTCAACTGGAACAGGATGATGTCCTGATCTGGTACACTGATGGCATTATTGAAAATGTGAACCACGATGGTGACATGTTTGGTTTGAGAAAACTCAAACAGGTATTCCAGCAAGCTGAAGGCTTGAGTGCGGCAGAAATCAAGGACAACATTTTGAAATCAGCGTTTGAACATTATGGCGATGCAGATCAGGAAGATGACATCACCCTCATTGTGGCAAAAATAAAATAA
- a CDS encoding TlyA family RNA methyltransferase: MKTRIDQLLVERGLVESREKGQALILAGKVKVNGVPVDKAGKMFEQDATLEVEAKVHPYVSRGGLKMEHALEVFGISPQHKIVMDIGASTGGFTHCLLLQGAEHVYAVDVGYGQLAWELQQHPAVTSLERTNIRHLPFEKIGKMMDLIVIDASFISLKLIFPKTHEFLKPGGDVIALVKPQFEAGRQEIGKRGKVSDEDVHARVQQEITDAARLFGFEVCQWSISPIEGKKSNNREFLVYLKKLV, translated from the coding sequence ATGAAAACCAGAATTGATCAATTGCTAGTAGAGCGGGGACTGGTGGAATCCCGGGAAAAAGGACAGGCTTTGATTCTTGCAGGAAAAGTTAAGGTCAATGGTGTTCCCGTGGACAAGGCTGGTAAAATGTTTGAACAGGATGCCACGTTAGAAGTGGAAGCCAAAGTTCATCCCTACGTCAGTCGGGGGGGACTCAAGATGGAACATGCTCTGGAAGTCTTCGGAATATCGCCTCAGCACAAAATTGTCATGGATATCGGCGCTTCGACAGGTGGGTTCACCCACTGTCTGTTGCTTCAAGGGGCCGAACATGTATATGCGGTTGATGTGGGCTATGGTCAACTGGCATGGGAACTTCAGCAGCACCCTGCCGTCACCTCACTGGAAAGAACCAATATCCGTCATCTTCCTTTTGAAAAAATTGGTAAAATGATGGATTTGATTGTCATTGACGCATCGTTCATATCGCTCAAGCTTATTTTCCCCAAAACGCATGAGTTTCTGAAACCGGGAGGCGACGTGATCGCGTTGGTCAAACCCCAGTTTGAAGCAGGGCGTCAGGAAATTGGAAAACGCGGGAAAGTATCCGATGAAGACGTTCATGCACGGGTTCAACAGGAAATAACCGATGCGGCCAGATTGTTTGGTTTTGAGGTGTGTCAGTGGAGCATTTCCCCCATAGAAGGTAAAAAAAGCAACAACCGTGAATTCCTGGTTTATCTTAAAAAACTGGTGTGA
- a CDS encoding response regulator, protein MANILVVDDDTNVVQHVRTVLSEMGYEVKFITQPTFLMDRLEKESFDLLLLDIYMPQTDGITLLKLLKNHAVFHEIPVIMLTGEENDQTLANCFDHGATDYLTKPIKQLILKARVKNALTSKFEQDRSKKYMEELEQYKNHLEKLIRSRTRELQQTNEKLQHEIWEHQQKEAYLRVLTRAIESLTEGVLITDPHTRGHQAVYANEAYLRLTGYSVEEVIGQPVNFLDGEHTDTLAMEQIRQSIMKHTVYRGELMTYQKNGTPFWNELTLSPVFDPMGQASHFVWVQRDVTARKVTEETLMEINEQLVVTNHELKNTQAQLVQSSKLASLGEMATGIAHELNQPLSTIQMSSKNYLRSIDRGHQEDPIPTIQKILKQVERASLIINYLRVFGRDTQHSSRSEHDLSQIIHNSFTLINRQLEHQNIQIFMHFPIEPLPLINCYPVQIEQVLINLLMNAKDALTGREHKMIHIRVYMKDTWIVTEVEDNGTGIPAEIQDKIFDPFFTTKEVGAGTGLGLSISYGILQDHGGRLEVHSDGTTGTCFHVYLPVVQPKQ, encoded by the coding sequence ATGGCTAACATTCTGGTCGTAGATGATGACACCAATGTCGTTCAACATGTTCGAACCGTGTTGTCTGAGATGGGATATGAAGTGAAATTCATTACTCAACCGACTTTCTTGATGGATCGTCTTGAGAAGGAAAGCTTTGATCTGCTGCTGCTGGATATTTATATGCCGCAAACGGATGGGATTACGTTGCTCAAATTATTAAAAAACCATGCGGTGTTCCATGAGATTCCAGTGATTATGCTGACTGGTGAAGAAAATGATCAAACCCTGGCGAATTGTTTTGATCATGGCGCGACTGATTATTTAACAAAACCGATCAAACAACTGATTCTCAAGGCCAGAGTCAAAAACGCGCTGACGTCCAAGTTTGAACAGGACCGATCCAAAAAATACATGGAGGAACTGGAGCAATATAAAAATCATCTGGAAAAACTTATCCGGTCCCGCACTCGTGAACTCCAGCAAACCAATGAAAAACTCCAGCATGAAATCTGGGAGCACCAGCAGAAAGAAGCTTATTTGAGGGTTTTGACCCGTGCGATAGAATCCCTTACCGAAGGCGTGCTGATTACAGATCCTCATACCCGGGGGCATCAGGCTGTTTATGCCAATGAAGCGTATCTTCGTTTGACAGGTTATTCCGTAGAAGAAGTGATTGGTCAACCCGTTAATTTTCTTGATGGAGAACACACAGATACTTTGGCAATGGAACAAATTCGCCAATCAATCATGAAACATACGGTTTACCGGGGTGAATTGATGACCTATCAGAAAAATGGCACGCCCTTCTGGAACGAACTGACCCTCAGTCCTGTGTTTGATCCCATGGGACAAGCCAGTCATTTTGTATGGGTACAGCGGGATGTGACCGCAAGAAAAGTGACAGAAGAAACGCTGATGGAAATCAATGAACAACTGGTGGTAACCAACCATGAACTGAAAAACACCCAGGCCCAGTTGGTACAATCCTCGAAACTCGCATCCCTGGGAGAAATGGCAACAGGCATCGCCCATGAACTCAATCAACCCTTGAGCACGATCCAGATGTCCTCCAAAAATTATTTACGTTCCATTGACAGAGGACATCAGGAAGATCCGATTCCCACCATCCAGAAAATTTTGAAACAAGTCGAAAGGGCTTCATTGATCATCAATTATCTAAGGGTTTTTGGCCGGGATACCCAGCATTCATCCCGATCAGAACATGATTTGTCACAAATCATCCATAATTCCTTCACACTGATCAATCGACAACTGGAGCATCAGAATATACAAATATTCATGCATTTCCCGATTGAGCCGTTGCCCCTGATTAATTGTTATCCTGTCCAGATTGAGCAAGTCTTGATCAATTTACTGATGAATGCCAAAGACGCACTGACTGGAAGAGAACATAAAATGATCCATATCAGAGTTTATATGAAGGATACCTGGATTGTGACGGAAGTAGAAGACAATGGCACCGGTATTCCAGCAGAAATCCAGGATAAAATTTTTGATCCGTTTTTTACCACCAAGGAAGTCGGAGCGGGAACTGGTTTAGGCTTATCGATCAGCTATGGGATTCTTCAGGATCATGGCGGACGTCTGGAAGTGCATTCAGATGGAACCACCGGAACATGTTTTCATGTGTACCTGCCTGTTGTGCAACCCAAGCAATAG
- a CDS encoding ParB/RepB/Spo0J family partition protein, whose amino-acid sequence MVSSKEVLLKIPLENILPNPKQPRKRFHEESLKGLAQSIRNQGIIQPLVVRRSKTMNGCFELIAGERRWRAIQMTDITDVPCLIKEVSDQDLLEVALLENIQRENLTPVEEARCYEDLLNTHGYTQEQLASRIGKNRATIANAIRLLQLPSPILNDLEEGRLSSGHARPLLSLADEAEQLRMRELILRQEWSVRETETKVRDRLHEFKTKATSARKLTRREIEVELLHQQEEWVQQLGTKVHLNFHQGQGSIKIEFYSLEEYERIRNLLFK is encoded by the coding sequence ATGGTCTCATCCAAAGAAGTTCTTTTGAAAATTCCCCTGGAAAATATTCTTCCAAACCCCAAACAGCCTCGCAAAAGATTTCATGAAGAATCCCTCAAAGGTTTAGCGCAGTCCATCCGTAATCAAGGCATCATACAACCACTGGTGGTTCGCCGGTCAAAAACCATGAATGGTTGTTTTGAACTGATTGCGGGAGAACGCCGTTGGCGGGCGATCCAGATGACGGATATCACGGATGTCCCGTGTCTGATCAAGGAAGTGTCCGATCAGGATCTGCTGGAAGTTGCGCTGCTGGAAAACATCCAACGTGAAAATCTGACTCCGGTTGAAGAAGCACGATGTTATGAGGACTTATTGAACACGCATGGATATACTCAGGAACAACTGGCGAGCCGGATTGGAAAAAACAGGGCGACCATTGCCAATGCCATTCGCTTGTTGCAATTACCATCTCCAATTTTGAATGACCTGGAAGAAGGTCGATTGAGCAGCGGTCATGCCCGCCCCTTACTGTCATTGGCAGATGAAGCAGAACAATTACGCATGAGAGAACTGATCTTGCGGCAGGAATGGTCTGTCAGGGAAACAGAAACCAAAGTTCGTGACCGCCTTCATGAATTCAAAACAAAAGCCACATCCGCAAGAAAGTTGACTCGTCGGGAAATCGAGGTTGAGTTGTTGCATCAGCAGGAAGAGTGGGTTCAGCAACTGGGAACAAAGGTTCATTTGAATTTTCATCAGGGACAGGGATCGATCAAAATCGAATTTTATTCCCTCGAAGAATATGAACGAATCCGAAATCTGCTCTTTAAATAA